A single window of candidate division WOR-3 bacterium DNA harbors:
- a CDS encoding trypsin-like peptidase domain-containing protein has translation LVFFLLCPLACGGFSSPQNPRPAPSVISVNTEIDRSRTNAIVLAAQRVSPAVVSVIVTQTRIVSYDPFGFFGFDDFFRDFFPRHSFRQEVKSMGSGVIVDAKGYVVTNAHVVNNATKIKVTLPDNRTFDAELLALDSDRDLALLKISGENLPVAPLGNSDDLLIGEWAIAIGNPFGFLIEDAQPTVTVGVISALHRDIRSRQGGPVFTDMIQTDAAINPGNSGGPLVNALGEVIGINTFIFSHAGGSEGVGFARPINEVKRFISEALGQTQVEYERVSTKIGAVIADINPTLRSRFGLAHTKGVVVIQVNEGSIAERIGLLPGDVLLIYQGKVVSSARSLKERLERLEGKIDLVIDRKGEQLRILYQLR, from the coding sequence TTGGTATTTTTCCTCTTGTGCCCGCTCGCCTGCGGTGGGTTTTCCTCTCCGCAGAACCCGCGGCCAGCGCCCTCAGTTATAAGTGTTAACACCGAGATTGACCGCTCCCGGACCAATGCGATTGTCCTTGCCGCCCAAAGGGTGAGCCCGGCGGTTGTTTCGGTCATAGTAACCCAGACCCGGATTGTCAGTTATGACCCGTTTGGCTTTTTCGGGTTCGACGACTTCTTCCGCGACTTCTTCCCGCGCCACTCATTCCGGCAGGAGGTGAAGTCAATGGGTTCAGGTGTTATCGTTGACGCCAAGGGGTATGTTGTTACCAACGCCCATGTGGTCAACAACGCCACCAAAATCAAGGTAACCCTGCCTGACAACCGCACCTTTGATGCCGAACTTTTGGCACTGGATTCTGACCGCGACCTCGCACTTTTGAAAATCAGCGGCGAAAACCTGCCGGTCGCACCACTTGGCAACTCTGACGACCTCTTGATTGGCGAGTGGGCAATAGCGATTGGCAACCCGTTCGGATTTCTGATTGAGGATGCCCAGCCAACCGTAACCGTTGGCGTCATCTCGGCTCTGCATAGGGACATCCGTTCCCGTCAAGGCGGTCCGGTATTCACCGATATGATTCAGACCGATGCGGCAATCAATCCGGGAAACTCTGGTGGTCCTTTAGTCAATGCCCTTGGAGAGGTCATCGGCATCAACACCTTCATCTTCTCCCATGCTGGTGGCTCTGAAGGTGTCGGTTTTGCCCGCCCGATAAATGAGGTCAAGCGTTTTATCAGCGAGGCTCTCGGTCAAACCCAGGTAGAATACGAAAGGGTCAGTACCAAAATCGGCGCGGTGATTGCGGACATCAACCCGACACTGCGCAGCCGCTTCGGACTTGCCCATACCAAAGGGGTGGTGGTGATTCAGGTCAATGAGGGCTCAATTGCTGAAAGGATTGGACTCTTACCTGGTGATGTTTTGTTGATTTATCAGGGCAAGGTTGTCTCCTCTGCCCGCAGCCTCAAGGAGCGGCTGGAGCGCTTGGAGGGTAAGATTGACCTGGTGATTGACCGCAAAGGCGAGCAACTTAGAATCCTCTACCAGTTAAGATGA
- the purB gene encoding adenylosuccinate lyase has translation MSTRYSFPEMSELWSEQTKFSYWLLVEKIVAQVQGEMGIIPKSAAKAIQKASFKIKEIERFEKETGHDVIAFTKSVAKSIGPFGRFVHYGLTSYDVVDTALALRCLAGLKTIRTALMDLRKTVVGLARRYQWTPMMGRTHGVHAEPITFGLKCLSWLSEIERALKRVEKAEDEIGYGKISGTVGAYTQLGPEVEKRVLKRLGLKPEPVSTQVIPRDRHAYLLSVLALISSGLERIATEIRNLQRTEINELAEPFGRTQAGSSAMPHKKNPIICERICSLARVIRAYAFAAFENIPLWHERDLTNSAAERIIIPESFTLTHYCLVQMNRVLSGLVVKPDQMEKNLKLSGETFFSQALLLELVNKGMNRSKAYRLVQQLAFEATSTGKTFTLLAEKSEMVRRYLTSEELRKVFNLRGLLKNIGKVYQRVIPR, from the coding sequence ATGAGCACCCGCTATTCCTTTCCGGAAATGTCTGAACTCTGGTCTGAACAGACCAAGTTCTCCTACTGGCTGTTAGTGGAAAAAATTGTGGCGCAGGTGCAAGGAGAGATGGGTATAATCCCCAAAAGTGCGGCAAAAGCAATCCAGAAGGCGAGCTTCAAAATCAAAGAGATTGAGCGGTTTGAAAAGGAGACCGGTCACGATGTCATCGCCTTTACCAAAAGCGTTGCCAAAAGTATCGGTCCTTTTGGCAGATTTGTCCATTACGGTCTTACCTCCTATGATGTAGTGGATACTGCGCTTGCGCTCCGCTGTCTTGCCGGGCTGAAAACCATCCGCACCGCGCTTATGGATTTAAGAAAAACGGTTGTCGGACTTGCCCGACGCTACCAATGGACACCAATGATGGGCAGAACCCATGGTGTCCATGCCGAACCGATTACCTTCGGGCTGAAATGCCTCTCCTGGCTCAGTGAGATTGAGCGCGCCCTCAAGCGGGTTGAAAAGGCAGAGGATGAAATTGGCTACGGTAAGATTTCGGGCACGGTTGGTGCTTATACCCAGTTAGGACCAGAGGTTGAAAAAAGGGTTCTGAAGAGGCTGGGTTTGAAACCTGAACCGGTCTCAACCCAGGTCATTCCCCGTGACCGGCACGCCTATCTCCTCTCTGTCCTTGCCCTGATTAGTAGTGGTCTTGAGCGCATCGCTACCGAAATCAGGAATCTCCAGCGCACCGAGATCAACGAACTGGCTGAACCGTTTGGCAGAACCCAGGCAGGCTCATCAGCGATGCCGCACAAGAAAAACCCCATCATCTGCGAACGCATCTGCTCACTTGCGCGGGTGATTCGGGCATATGCCTTTGCCGCTTTTGAAAACATTCCCCTCTGGCACGAGCGCGACCTCACCAACTCCGCCGCGGAACGCATCATCATCCCGGAATCATTTACCCTCACCCATTACTGCCTGGTCCAGATGAACAGAGTCCTTTCCGGACTGGTGGTTAAACCCGACCAGATGGAGAAAAACCTCAAACTTTCCGGCGAGACCTTTTTCTCCCAGGCGCTACTTTTGGAGCTTGTGAATAAAGGGATGAACCGGAGCAAGGCATATCGGCTTGTCCAACAACTGGCATTTGAAGCAACGAGCACTGGCAAAACATTTACTCTCCTCGCCGAAAAGAGCGAAATGGTGAGAAGATATTTAACCTCCGAGGAATTGAGAAAGGTATTCAATCTCCGCGGACTTTTGAAGAACATTGGCAAGGTTTACCAACGGGTCATACCCCGGTGA
- a CDS encoding acyl-CoA dehydrogenase family protein, producing MIDFTFTEEHLLTQKLARDFARNEVQPKVRENDRQGVFDLKIARRMAELGLLGLSLPPRWSGSGGDYIALGLACEELEAVDTSLRVILSVHIGLVSLTLLAWGNEEQKERYLVPQAKGEKLGAFGLTEPGAGSDVLGIQARARKAGDNYIISGEKTWISLADIADHFLIFAWTDQEKRKNRDHSGISCFILERGMPGLTTTTIHGKLGIRAGNTGSIVMEEVVVPKRNLLGTEGEGFKIAMFALDQGRYTVAAGATGLVRACLEAVVDYTRNRHTFGKPIAEHQLVKEMIGEMAVNYQAARLLYLQAGWHKNQGRTATRATSAAKLFACEAAERAASNAVQIFGAYGFSDEYPVERFHRNAKGAQIYEGTREIHKLLQADFALGIREEKTLRVNLPRPE from the coding sequence GTGATTGATTTCACTTTTACCGAAGAACACCTGTTAACCCAGAAACTTGCGCGGGACTTTGCCCGTAATGAGGTTCAACCAAAAGTGAGAGAGAACGACCGCCAGGGTGTGTTTGACCTGAAAATCGCCCGGCGGATGGCTGAACTCGGCCTCTTGGGGCTATCACTGCCTCCTCGTTGGAGCGGCAGCGGGGGCGACTATATCGCCCTTGGACTCGCCTGTGAAGAACTTGAGGCGGTTGACACATCCCTGCGTGTCATCCTCTCGGTTCATATTGGACTCGTTAGCCTCACACTCCTTGCTTGGGGGAATGAGGAACAAAAAGAAAGGTATCTTGTACCTCAGGCAAAGGGTGAAAAGCTGGGCGCCTTTGGTCTTACTGAGCCTGGTGCTGGGTCTGATGTACTCGGGATTCAGGCAAGGGCAAGAAAGGCGGGCGATAACTACATTATCAGTGGTGAGAAGACCTGGATTTCTCTCGCTGATATCGCCGACCACTTCCTGATTTTTGCCTGGACCGACCAAGAGAAAAGAAAAAATAGAGACCATTCTGGCATCAGTTGCTTTATTCTTGAAAGAGGAATGCCCGGACTCACCACCACCACCATTCACGGCAAACTTGGCATTCGCGCGGGCAATACCGGTTCAATTGTAATGGAAGAGGTAGTGGTCCCAAAAAGAAACCTCCTGGGTACAGAAGGCGAGGGGTTCAAGATTGCAATGTTTGCCCTTGACCAGGGACGCTATACTGTCGCTGCTGGCGCCACCGGTTTAGTCCGCGCCTGCCTTGAGGCGGTTGTTGATTACACCCGCAACCGCCACACCTTTGGCAAGCCAATCGCCGAACATCAACTGGTCAAGGAGATGATTGGCGAAATGGCGGTCAACTATCAGGCAGCCCGACTACTCTATCTGCAGGCGGGCTGGCATAAAAATCAGGGCAGAACTGCCACCCGGGCAACATCGGCAGCAAAACTCTTTGCCTGTGAGGCGGCAGAAAGGGCGGCAAGCAACGCCGTGCAAATCTTTGGTGCCTATGGATTTTCTGATGAATATCCGGTTGAGCGCTTCCACCGCAACGCCAAAGGGGCGCAGATTTACGAAGGGACCAGAGAGATTCACAAACTCCTGCAGGCAGACTTCGCCCTGGGTATAAGGGAGGAGAAAACTCTCAGGGTGAATCTGCCCCGACCGGAATGA
- a CDS encoding DUF362 domain-containing protein — protein MPQASVLVRHITDLKSAVNEALEFLEYEFAGKKVWIKPNLLAPHPPEAGVTTNPELVHQIVLELKRRNAKKVWVGDNPAGTHTGSLEDYLKPTGVVEASAGCFTNISVNPVKLKVRSRFLSEIPVSNIINEADVILNLPVFKTHTLTILTGAIKNIFGIIPGGHKAYLHTLAVSADEFAELLVDIYQAVPSPILHIMDGIRIMDGINGPSGGRVRKMDYLITGNNGVALDAVMALLANAKPENIPTTRIAGQRGLGPIKREDIKIEGDLSPIKDFRLPDAGLAALITRLSRPVYRFLLPRLPLLKKSRCIRCGECAQNCPVQAIKMSPYPEIDRRRCIRCFCCSEICPERAMTIASHLKSYWLRALSG, from the coding sequence ATGCCGCAGGCGTCGGTCCTTGTTCGCCATATCACTGACCTTAAATCCGCAGTCAATGAGGCGCTGGAGTTTCTTGAATATGAGTTTGCGGGCAAGAAGGTCTGGATTAAACCCAACCTGCTTGCGCCCCATCCCCCTGAAGCCGGTGTCACCACCAACCCTGAACTTGTCCATCAGATTGTTCTTGAACTGAAAAGGCGCAATGCGAAAAAGGTCTGGGTTGGTGATAATCCCGCAGGTACGCACACCGGTTCACTTGAAGATTATCTGAAACCAACCGGTGTTGTTGAAGCAAGTGCAGGCTGTTTTACCAACATCTCGGTCAATCCGGTCAAACTGAAGGTTCGGTCTCGCTTCCTCTCTGAAATCCCGGTCTCAAATATCATCAACGAGGCGGATGTGATTCTCAACCTGCCGGTGTTCAAAACCCATACCCTCACCATCCTTACCGGTGCGATAAAAAACATCTTCGGCATCATCCCGGGCGGACACAAGGCATATCTTCACACCCTTGCTGTTAGTGCGGATGAGTTTGCCGAACTCCTTGTTGACATCTATCAGGCGGTGCCCAGCCCAATTCTGCACATTATGGATGGGATTCGGATTATGGATGGTATCAACGGACCGAGTGGCGGCAGGGTGCGCAAAATGGACTATCTCATTACAGGCAATAACGGTGTTGCCCTTGATGCGGTAATGGCGCTCCTTGCCAATGCAAAACCGGAAAACATCCCTACAACCCGCATCGCGGGTCAAAGGGGCCTTGGTCCAATTAAAAGGGAAGATATAAAAATTGAGGGCGACCTCTCCCCTATCAAAGACTTCCGCCTGCCTGATGCCGGTCTTGCCGCGCTCATCACCCGCCTTTCCAGACCGGTTTACCGGTTTCTTTTGCCCCGTCTCCCGCTTCTTAAAAAATCCCGGTGCATCCGGTGTGGCGAATGCGCCCAAAACTGCCCGGTTCAGGCGATTAAGATGAGCCCCTATCCAGAAATTGACCGCAGAAGGTGCATCCGCTGCTTCTGCTGCTCAGAAATCTGCCCGGAAAGGGCAATGACCATTGCCAGCCACTTGAAAAGTTACTGGTTACGCGCCCTTTCGGGCTAA
- the uvrB gene encoding excinuclease ABC subunit UvrB: protein MSQFRLRAPFKPAGDQPEAIERLVDFIRSGEKFSTLLGVTGSGKTFVMAAVIARLNRPTIVISHNKTLAAQLYGEFKQFFPENAVEYFISYYDYYQPEAYVPEHDLYIEKDASINEEIERLRLRATSSLIERRDVIVVASVSCIYNLGEPWEFKEALFPIELNADLDRDGLLEQLVKLQYTRNDLELKRSTFRVRGDVIEVHPSHRDYGVRIEFEQDRVARLSIFDILTGDLIERRERVVVYPARHFVTNEERIERALESIEEELRQRVAELEAQGKILEAQRLKTRTRFDLEMIREFGYCPGIENYSRHFLGKAPGERPYCLLDYFPADYLMIIDESHVTIPQIQGMFNGDRSRKQVLVDYGFRLPSCLDNRPLRFDEFETLINQVVFTSATPGDYELLQSQERVAELIVRPTGLVDPKMTVRPTKNQVDDLINEIRQRVERKERVLVTTLTKRMAEDLAEYLTEMGIKVRYLHSEIEPLERVEILRGLRLGDFDVLVGINLLREGLDLPEVSLVAVLDADKEGFLRDARSLIQTAGRAARNVRGEVILYADNITRSIRNALEETERRRQKQIEFNKRFGIEPRSIVKSTEQVLETTAVADAKREETADDQLPMSNGEDLVELLARLHKEMEAAARSLEFEKAARIRDRIKEIRQRIDDEEWKRQRCKRLKRR from the coding sequence ATGAGCCAGTTCCGGTTAAGGGCCCCTTTTAAGCCTGCTGGTGACCAGCCAGAGGCGATTGAGCGCCTGGTTGATTTTATTCGGTCAGGCGAGAAGTTTTCCACGCTTTTGGGGGTGACCGGTTCGGGCAAGACCTTTGTGATGGCAGCGGTGATTGCGCGGCTGAACCGACCAACAATTGTCATTTCCCATAACAAGACCCTGGCGGCGCAGCTTTATGGCGAGTTCAAGCAGTTCTTTCCGGAAAATGCGGTGGAGTATTTCATCTCCTATTATGACTATTATCAGCCAGAGGCATATGTGCCCGAGCATGACCTTTACATTGAGAAGGATGCCTCAATCAATGAGGAGATTGAAAGGCTGAGGTTACGGGCAACATCCAGCCTGATTGAGCGCAGGGATGTGATTGTGGTTGCCTCGGTGTCCTGTATCTATAATTTGGGTGAGCCCTGGGAGTTCAAGGAGGCGCTTTTCCCGATTGAACTGAATGCCGACCTTGACCGGGATGGTCTTTTGGAACAACTGGTGAAACTGCAGTACACCAGAAATGACCTGGAACTGAAGCGTTCAACATTCCGGGTTCGGGGCGATGTGATAGAAGTCCATCCTTCCCACCGTGATTACGGGGTGAGGATAGAGTTTGAACAGGACCGGGTGGCGCGTTTGAGCATCTTTGACATCCTTACCGGTGATTTGATTGAACGGAGGGAGAGGGTGGTTGTTTATCCGGCAAGGCATTTTGTCACCAATGAGGAGCGGATAGAAAGGGCGCTGGAGTCAATTGAGGAGGAGTTGCGGCAAAGGGTTGCCGAACTTGAGGCTCAGGGCAAGATTCTGGAGGCGCAGCGGTTAAAGACAAGGACAAGGTTTGATCTGGAGATGATCAGGGAGTTTGGATACTGCCCGGGGATTGAGAACTATTCCCGCCATTTTTTGGGTAAGGCGCCAGGGGAGAGACCTTACTGCCTCTTGGACTACTTTCCGGCAGATTACCTGATGATAATTGATGAGTCCCATGTGACGATTCCCCAGATTCAGGGTATGTTCAATGGTGACCGGTCAAGAAAGCAGGTGTTGGTTGATTACGGGTTCAGGCTGCCCTCCTGTCTTGATAACCGACCTTTGCGGTTTGACGAGTTTGAAACCTTGATCAATCAGGTGGTTTTTACTTCGGCAACACCAGGGGATTACGAACTCCTTCAGAGTCAGGAAAGGGTTGCCGAGCTGATTGTCCGCCCGACCGGACTGGTTGACCCGAAGATGACGGTGAGACCGACGAAAAATCAGGTTGATGACCTGATAAATGAGATTCGTCAGCGGGTGGAGAGGAAGGAAAGGGTGTTGGTAACAACCTTGACAAAGCGGATGGCTGAGGATCTGGCTGAGTATCTGACCGAGATGGGAATAAAAGTCAGGTATCTCCATTCTGAGATTGAGCCTTTGGAAAGGGTGGAGATTCTGCGCGGTCTGCGTTTGGGTGATTTTGATGTTTTGGTGGGCATCAACCTTCTGCGTGAGGGGCTGGATTTGCCTGAGGTTTCGTTGGTGGCGGTCCTGGATGCTGATAAGGAGGGTTTTCTGCGTGATGCCCGCTCCTTGATTCAGACCGCAGGCAGGGCGGCACGAAATGTCCGGGGTGAGGTGATTCTCTATGCGGACAACATCACCCGTTCAATCAGAAACGCGCTTGAGGAGACCGAAAGGAGAAGGCAGAAGCAGATTGAGTTCAATAAGAGGTTCGGGATTGAGCCCCGCTCAATTGTGAAATCAACCGAACAGGTTCTTGAGACCACCGCGGTGGCGGATGCAAAAAGAGAGGAAACGGCCGATGACCAATTGCCAATGAGCAATGGTGAGGACCTGGTTGAGTTGCTTGCCCGTCTGCACAAGGAGATGGAGGCGGCGGCAAGGAGCCTTGAGTTTGAGAAGGCGGCAAGAATCAGGGACAGAATCAAGGAGATTCGGCAAAGGATTGATGATGAGGAGTGGAAAAGGCAGAGGTGCAAAAGGCTGAAGAGGAGATAG
- the iorA gene encoding indolepyruvate ferredoxin oxidoreductase subunit alpha: MNKQLLSGDEAVARGAWEAGCEVAAAYPGTPSTEILENLATYPDVYCEWSVNEKVALEVALGACLAGVRSLAAMKHVGLNVAADPLFSAAYIGVRAGLVIVTADDPGLHSSQNEQDNRFYGLFAKLPVLCPSDSQEAKDFVKIGFEISEEFDIPVLLRLTTRVAHSSSVVTLNERAPKPPQGYEKQLQKTTLLPAFARVRHIDLENRLDRLKAYSENTPLNRWELNNTDIGIICDGVAYQYAREVFPDASFLKLGMVYPFPEEMVRNFAERIKELIVVEEVDPFIELQIRALGLKPIGKDRLPRTGELNPRIVRESLLGSTTKVTPEPNIPNRPPALCPGCPHLGLFYSLQKQKVIIAGDIGCYTLGALPPHSAMDTCIDMGASITFAHGADKALSANDPRPRLAVIGDSTFFHSGITGLINTVYNQSNVITIITDNRTTGMTGHQNHPGTGKTLMDKETKVIDLEKLCRACGVENVIKVDPYRLQETKKTIRKVIAEKKPAVIISQRQCALLAGKQGRTKKVDPEKCIGCKSCLALGCPALSYANEKAVIIETSCSGCGMCVEICPKEAIG; this comes from the coding sequence ATGAATAAACAGCTCCTCTCTGGCGATGAAGCGGTTGCCCGCGGTGCCTGGGAAGCGGGCTGTGAGGTTGCTGCCGCCTATCCCGGGACACCTTCAACCGAAATCCTTGAAAACCTCGCCACCTATCCTGATGTCTATTGTGAATGGTCGGTAAATGAGAAGGTGGCACTTGAGGTAGCGCTTGGTGCTTGCCTCGCTGGCGTGCGCAGCCTCGCAGCGATGAAGCATGTCGGTTTGAATGTTGCTGCCGACCCGCTTTTTTCTGCCGCCTATATTGGTGTCCGCGCCGGACTGGTGATTGTCACCGCTGATGACCCGGGTCTGCACTCATCCCAGAATGAACAGGACAACCGCTTTTACGGACTCTTTGCCAAACTGCCGGTCCTCTGTCCTTCAGACAGTCAGGAGGCAAAGGATTTTGTCAAAATCGGTTTTGAAATCTCGGAAGAGTTTGACATCCCGGTCCTGTTAAGGCTCACCACCCGTGTCGCCCATTCCAGTTCAGTAGTAACTTTGAATGAACGCGCCCCAAAACCTCCTCAGGGGTATGAAAAACAGCTCCAGAAAACCACCCTACTCCCGGCATTTGCCCGTGTCCGGCACATTGACCTTGAAAACCGCCTGGACCGGCTCAAGGCATATTCAGAAAACACCCCACTTAACCGCTGGGAATTAAATAATACCGACATCGGTATCATCTGTGATGGTGTTGCCTATCAGTATGCCCGTGAGGTGTTTCCTGATGCCTCATTTCTCAAACTGGGGATGGTCTATCCCTTTCCTGAAGAAATGGTGCGCAATTTTGCTGAAAGGATAAAGGAACTGATAGTTGTTGAAGAGGTTGACCCCTTCATTGAACTTCAAATCCGCGCCCTTGGTCTAAAACCAATCGGCAAGGACAGGCTACCAAGAACCGGGGAACTTAACCCTCGAATCGTCCGCGAGTCGTTATTGGGTTCTACCACTAAAGTCACACCAGAACCAAACATTCCCAATCGTCCGCCAGCGCTCTGTCCTGGCTGTCCTCATCTTGGTCTCTTCTATTCTCTGCAGAAACAGAAGGTAATCATCGCTGGTGACATCGGCTGCTATACCCTTGGTGCCCTACCCCCGCACAGTGCAATGGACACCTGCATTGATATGGGCGCATCAATCACCTTTGCCCATGGTGCTGACAAGGCGCTCTCAGCAAATGACCCCCGTCCGCGGTTAGCGGTAATTGGGGACTCAACATTCTTCCATTCTGGCATCACCGGTTTGATAAACACCGTCTACAACCAGTCAAATGTCATCACTATCATCACCGACAACCGCACCACCGGCATGACCGGACACCAGAACCACCCTGGCACCGGCAAAACCCTGATGGACAAAGAAACCAAGGTGATCGACCTTGAAAAACTTTGCCGTGCCTGTGGTGTGGAAAATGTTATCAAGGTTGACCCCTATCGGTTACAGGAAACCAAGAAGACCATCCGCAAGGTTATTGCGGAAAAAAAGCCCGCGGTTATCATCTCGCAGCGTCAGTGCGCCTTACTGGCAGGCAAACAGGGACGGACAAAGAAGGTTGACCCAGAAAAGTGCATCGGCTGCAAATCCTGCCTTGCCCTCGGCTGCCCCGCCCTATCCTATGCCAATGAAAAGGCGGTTATCATTGAAACCAGTTGTAGCGGCTGCGGGATGTGTGTTGAAATCTGCCCAAAGGAGGCAATAGGATGA
- a CDS encoding indolepyruvate oxidoreductase subunit beta yields the protein MNLLVCGVGGQGVLLFSDILARLAMAAGLDVKKSEVHGMAQRGGSVTSHIRWSKKVYSPLIEEGTADIIVAFEQLEALRYIHFLSTAGLLIYDPLRIDPLPVQIGLVEKMPDEVLQERIAARAALNRAIPAFAAACDLGNPRVQNTVMLGAISHFLEFPLSFYEQVINQLVKPQFVEINLKAFATGRALLKENLPAKK from the coding sequence ATGAACCTCCTTGTCTGCGGCGTTGGTGGTCAGGGTGTTCTCCTCTTCTCTGACATCCTTGCCCGCTTGGCAATGGCCGCTGGTCTTGATGTCAAAAAAAGTGAGGTTCATGGGATGGCCCAGCGGGGTGGCAGCGTCACCAGCCACATCCGCTGGTCAAAAAAGGTTTATTCACCATTGATTGAAGAGGGAACCGCAGACATCATTGTTGCCTTTGAACAACTGGAGGCATTGCGCTATATCCATTTCCTCTCCACAGCTGGACTGTTGATTTACGATCCGCTCCGGATTGACCCCCTACCTGTCCAGATTGGACTGGTGGAGAAAATGCCCGACGAGGTTCTCCAGGAAAGAATAGCCGCCCGGGCTGCGTTAAACCGAGCGATACCGGCATTTGCTGCCGCCTGCGACCTTGGCAACCCGCGCGTTCAGAACACGGTGATGCTTGGTGCCATCTCCCATTTCCTTGAATTTCCCCTCTCATTTTACGAGCAGGTTATCAACCAGTTAGTTAAACCTCAGTTTGTTGAAATCAACCTCAAGGCGTTTGCGACCGGTCGCGCGCTCCTGAAGGAAAACCTGCCGGCAAAAAAGTAA